A window of Streptomyces profundus genomic DNA:
ACGATGACCCGCTCGCCGGCGGCGATGCCGGTGGCGACCAGCCCCGCCGCCAGACGGTCCGCCTCGCGGTCCAGTTCGGCGTAGCTCCAGACGCGGTGCTCGTCGATCACGGCGGTGCGGGCACCGTGCCGGGCCGCGCTATCCCGCAGCATCCGGCCGAGCGTGATGCCACCCCACAGCCCGTCCGCGCGGTAGGACGCGGCCAGGTCCTCGGGCCACGGCGTGAACTCCCGTGGCGCGGCCGTCTCACTCACCAGTACATTCATCGTGGGTCCTCATTCAGGGGGTGGAGGGCCAGCTGTGCGGGTCGGGGCGCAGAGCGGTCTCCAGCCAGCGGGTGAACTCCTCCGCGCTGTCGACCAGATGGAAGTGACCGCCCGGCAGCTGCCGCAGCTCGAAGTCCCCGGCGGTGCACTCGCGCCAGGCGTCCGCCTCGTCCTGGTTCACCTCCTGGTCGTCGCCGTTGACCACCGCGGCGATGGGGGTGCGCACCCGGCCGGGAGCATCCGGCCGGTAGGTCTCGATGAGCCGGTAGTCCGCCCGGATGGTGGGCAGCACCAGCTGACGCAGGGCCTCGTCGTCGAAGCGGGCGGCCGACTCCGGGCTGAGCCCGACCACCTCGGCGATCAGCCCGTCGTCGTCCCGCAGATGGATCCGGCGGGGGCGCTGCCGATGGGGCGCCGGACGGCCCGAGACGATCAGCCGGGTCGGCTCCAGGCCACGCCGCTCCAGCCGCCGCGTCACCTCGTAGGCCACCGCGGCCCCCATGCTGTGGCCGAAGATCGCCGTCGGTCGGTCCACGGCGGGCGCCAGCGCCTCGGCCAGCTCGTCCGCCAGCAGCTGGAGGCTCGCGAACTGCTGGTCGCCGAGCCGGTCCTCGCGGCCCGGATAGCGGGCGATGACCAGCTCGACCCAGTCCGGCAGGCAGGACACCCACCGCTGGTAGAAGCTCGCGCTCCCCCCGGCGTGCGGATAGCAGACCAGCCGCAGCGGGGCCGTGGAGCGCGGACGGTAGACGCGGTAGCAGCCAGCGAACGTGGCCGGCCCGTCCCGCCGGGTCCTCAGGTCGGAACTCGTCAAAACACTCCCTCATCCAGCGAAAGCAGTTCTTCGAGCGGGACGTCGTGCTCGGTCAGCCGTGTCACCCCCGGGTCCCGGGCCAGCGCGGCCACGGCCGGCGCCGGGTCGAGCGCCTCGCCGGCGAAGCACACCCCCGCCGGCAGGCCGCCGCGCAGCACCTGCTCGACGGTCGCCGCCGCCGTGGCCGCGACCAGCTCGGCGGCGCCGCCCGCCCGCAGGACCAGCGAACGCGTCATCGTCCCGCCCGGTCCGCGCCCGTCGAGCTGGCAGAGCAGCGTCACCTGGGGGACGCGGCCCAGCATGTCGAAGTCGGCGGCGCGGGCGAGTCGTTCGGCCGCCGGCGCCGCGTCGGCCCCGGTCAGCGCGGGCAGCGAGCCCAGCACCTCCGAGGTGCGGCCGTCGAAGAGCACGCTGTACCAGGTGCCCTCGCCCAGCCCCAGCCGCGCCGCCGTCCGCACCCCCTCGGGGGACAGATAGGGGTGCGCCGTCACCGGTTCGGCGAAGCCGGGCAGGGCCGTGTCCACCGCCCGGCCCAGGGCGCCGGAGCGCGGCGCGCCGGAGCGCCACGCGGCGAAGGACTCGTCGACGCCGTCGAGAATCCCCGTGACCAGGTCGAAGGCACCGGACCAGCCGATCCGGTCGCGGACCCCGTGGTACACCGTCAGCCGGTCGACCGCCGTGAACCCGCGCCCGGCGAGGTACCGCGGGAGCAGGCCGGTCAGCCCGGGGACCATGCCTGCGGAGAGCACCACGGGAACGGTGGGCGCCGGGGCGCCCGGCCGGGTCATCGCCGCGTACAGCGGGTCGTCGCCCCCGACGTCGACATACCCGGCGCCGGCGCGGAGCGCCGCCACCGCGACCCGGTCCATGATCCGCCGGGAGGGGCCCGCGCAGTTGACCACCACCGCGCGGTCGGCCACGAAGTCCCGCAGTGAGGCCGGGTCCTCCACGTGGACCCCGACGGCGCGCCCCGCGCCGCCGAGTACCTCGCCGACCACGGCCTCGGCGGCGGCCACGTCACGCCCGCCGACCAGGACCCCCTCGACACCGCGAGCCCGCAGCCTGGCCGCCACCTGCCTGCCGACGGCACCCGAACCACCGAGCAGCCCGACGCCGGGCGCCGCGCTCATCTGGCCGCCTCTTCCAACAGCGCGGCAAGCGCCCCCATCACCGGCAGCCGGTCGTGCGCCACCACCTCGACATCGGGGCAGCCCGCCGCGGTCAACTCGGCGAACAGCGCCTTGCCGAGCGCGTTCGGCACCGCCCCGGTGTCGAGCAGCCGCACCGGCCCCGGGTAGGCCGTCGGCGGCCAGTCGCGCAACGCGTCCACCGACTTGCGGAAGACGTCCAGCCGCGTGGTGACGGGGGTCCTGGCGCGCAGCCGGGCGGCCCGGCCCAACGCCGCCAGCCGTTCGGCCCGCCGTGGCAGCGGGCGGTCCGCGCCGGCCAGGCCCTCGGCCGGGTAGCCGAACTCCTCGGCGCGCAGGCCCAGTTCCCCGGCGAACAGCGCCTCAAGCCACAGCTCGTCGGTCGCCCGCTCGTCGACGCGGTAGCCGTCGACGAGCACGACTTCGCCCGGCTCGCCGCCCAGCTCGCGCAGCGCGTCCGCGACGCCGAGCGCGAGGACCGCCGTCGCTCCGGCGCCGACCACCCGGATCTCGCCCGGCGCCTCCGCGTGGACCAGCCGGGCATAGCCGGTCGTCCGCCGCCGTGCCAGCGACTCGTCCGACACCCGCAGATAGCCGTCCGCGTGCCCGACGGAGAGCCCCAGCACCCTGCGCCCCGGATCGAGCAGGTCGGCCAACTGCTGGTAACGGTCAAGCTCGCCGGTGCCGTCGTGCACCAGGAGCACGGTCGGCCCGGTGTCGCCGTTCCCCAGCCGGCGCAACGGGGAGGACGTCCGGCCGCTGTCGGCCTCCGTTGGGGGAGCGTCGGCCCGCGCCTCCTCCAGGTGGCGGGCCATCGCGGCGACGGTCGGTTCGGGCAGCAGCTGGCGCACCAGGCTGTCGAAGAACATCCCGGCCGCCTGCGGCACGCGGGCCCGCACCTCGGCCACCAGCTGCGTGGACAGCAGGGAGTTGCCGCCCAGCGCGAAGAAGTCGTCGTTGCGCCCCACCGACTCGACGTTCAACACCTCGGCCCACAGCTCGGCCAGCGTCGTCTCCAGCCCCTCCCGCGGGGCATGGCTGGCGGGCGTCACGGACAGGTCGGCGATCTCCGCCAGCCGGGCGGTCAACGCGCCCCGGTCGACCTTGCCGTTCCCGGTGACCGGCAGGGCGGGCAGCGGGTGGACCACCGCCGGGCACATGTACTCCGGCAACAGCTCGCGGACATGCTCGTCGAGCCGTGGCCCCTCCTGCCCCGGGCCCCGCTCGTCCCACTCGACGAACGCGACCAGCCTGCGCCGCAGCGTGTCGCTGCCGTCCGCGAGGACCACGGCGCCGCGCACCGTCGGATGGCTCAACAGGGCCGCCTCCACCTCAGCGAGCTCCACGCGGTGGCCCCGGATCTTGACCTGGTGGTCCTCGCGCCCGAGGAACTCGATGGCCCCGCCCGGCAGGTAGCGGCCGAGGTCGCCGGTGCGGTAGAGCCGCCGCCCGGTCACCGGGTGGGTCAGGAACCGCTCCTCGGTGCGCCCCGGGTCGTTGAGATAGCCGCGCGCCAACCCGTCGCCGCCGATGTGGAGTTCGCCGGCCACCCAGTCGGGGCAGTCGCGCATCGCCTGGTCGAGCACGTGGAAGGTCTGGTTGCGCAGCGGGAAGCCGTAGGGGATGCTCGGCGCTTCCGGGTCGACCTCGTCGATCGGGTAGTGGATCGACCAGATCGACGCCTCGGTCGCGCCTCCCAGGGACACCAGGCGCATGTTCGGAACGCGGGAGCGGATCTCGTCGGGCAGGGTCACCGGTATCCAGTCGCCGGACAGCAGCGCCAGGCGCAACGAACCGGTGCCGCCCCCTGGCCGCGCCGCCAGATAGTGACCGAGCATCTGGAGCTGCGCGGGGACCGAGTTCCACACCGTCACCCCGTGCCGCTCGACCAGCTCGGCCCAGTGGCCGGGATCACCGCGCCGTCCTGGGTCGGGGAGCACCAGCAGGCCACCGAGGCCGAGCGGGCCGAAGATGTCGTACACCGACAGGTCGAACCCGAGGTGCGCCAACCCCAGGACCCGGTCGCCCGGTTGGACGTCGAAGCGCTCGTTGACGTCCGCGATGGTGTTCGCCGCCGCCCGGTGGGTGATCATCACGCCCTTGGGCGTGCCCGTCGACCCTGACGTGTAGATCACATAGGCCAGATCGTCCGGGCCCACCCGGCGCCCCGGGACGCCCGGCGGCGTCTCGGCAGCGGGCACCGCGTCCAGGGCCAGCCCCCGAACCCGTGGCGGCACGGAGTCGTCGGCGGACGCGGTGACGACGAAACGCGCGCCGGAGTCGCCGAGGATGACATCGCGCCGGGCCGTGGGCTGGCCGACGTCGATCGGCAGATAGGCCGCACCGGCCGCCAGCACGCCCAGCACGGCGGCGATCTGGTCGAACCCCTTGTCCAGGACGACCGCCACGATGTCGCCCGGCGCGGCGCCGGCCGCCCGCAGCGCCGCCTCGATCGCCGCCGCCCGACCGCCCAACGCCCGGTAGCTGTGCGTCCCCGCCGCGTCCACGACGGCCATCCGGTCCGGATACCGCCGCGCCGTCTCGAACACCGGCTCGTGCAGCAGGAACGAGGGCAGCTCACCGGCCGTCGCGTTCACCGCGGCCCGCCGTTCTGCCTGGGCCGCCGGCAGCGCGACGGGCTCGCCGGCCGACCAGGCCGCCGCGCCGTCCGCCAGCCGGCGCAGGAGGCTTTCGAAGGCGGCGAACATCTCCTCGACCAGGCCCGGCGGGAACACGTCGTCGCGGACGTTCCAGTTCAGCAGCAGCGCCCCGTTGCGCTCCATCACCTGGCAGTCGATCCACACCTGAGGGGTCTGGGTCACGCTGTA
This region includes:
- a CDS encoding saccharopine dehydrogenase NADP-binding domain-containing protein — protein: MSAAPGVGLLGGSGAVGRQVAARLRARGVEGVLVGGRDVAAAEAVVGEVLGGAGRAVGVHVEDPASLRDFVADRAVVVNCAGPSRRIMDRVAVAALRAGAGYVDVGGDDPLYAAMTRPGAPAPTVPVVLSAGMVPGLTGLLPRYLAGRGFTAVDRLTVYHGVRDRIGWSGAFDLVTGILDGVDESFAAWRSGAPRSGALGRAVDTALPGFAEPVTAHPYLSPEGVRTAARLGLGEGTWYSVLFDGRTSEVLGSLPALTGADAAPAAERLARAADFDMLGRVPQVTLLCQLDGRGPGGTMTRSLVLRAGGAAELVAATAAATVEQVLRGGLPAGVCFAGEALDPAPAVAALARDPGVTRLTEHDVPLEELLSLDEGVF
- a CDS encoding non-ribosomal peptide synthetase, with the translated sequence MNTRSLLNELASAGIHLWEDSGQLRYRAPRGALTPERLAELRAAKEELLATLRGDRLPVIAPDAANRYEPFPLTDVQAAYLVGRQQGYAYGGVACHIYLEVEYPALDPVRAEEAWNRLIAHHDMLRLVVHQEGYQQVSPSVEPYRIPAVDLRGEGERAVEARLREVRDDLGQKIHPTGQWPLFELSITQTTGRAILHLSLDFLMADWTSIQRLLGQMDQLRADPDHALPPCEVTYRDYVLAERRLRESSRYQRDRDYWWARLDELPPAPELPTMTRAESPPSFHHHAGRLESAPWAAFREQATAAGLTASGAVLAAFAEVVGRWSRRPEFTLNLTLHNRLPLHPRIDALFGDFTSVVLLAVQGGGASFAERARRLGQQLFDDMDHRLCSGIEVIRELARRRGRDEAVMPVVYTSAIGGSEDEATRTTGEIGYSVTQTPQVWIDCQVMERNGALLLNWNVRDDVFPPGLVEEMFAAFESLLRRLADGAAAWSAGEPVALPAAQAERRAAVNATAGELPSFLLHEPVFETARRYPDRMAVVDAAGTHSYRALGGRAAAIEAALRAAGAAPGDIVAVVLDKGFDQIAAVLGVLAAGAAYLPIDVGQPTARRDVILGDSGARFVVTASADDSVPPRVRGLALDAVPAAETPPGVPGRRVGPDDLAYVIYTSGSTGTPKGVMITHRAAANTIADVNERFDVQPGDRVLGLAHLGFDLSVYDIFGPLGLGGLLVLPDPGRRGDPGHWAELVERHGVTVWNSVPAQLQMLGHYLAARPGGGTGSLRLALLSGDWIPVTLPDEIRSRVPNMRLVSLGGATEASIWSIHYPIDEVDPEAPSIPYGFPLRNQTFHVLDQAMRDCPDWVAGELHIGGDGLARGYLNDPGRTEERFLTHPVTGRRLYRTGDLGRYLPGGAIEFLGREDHQVKIRGHRVELAEVEAALLSHPTVRGAVVLADGSDTLRRRLVAFVEWDERGPGQEGPRLDEHVRELLPEYMCPAVVHPLPALPVTGNGKVDRGALTARLAEIADLSVTPASHAPREGLETTLAELWAEVLNVESVGRNDDFFALGGNSLLSTQLVAEVRARVPQAAGMFFDSLVRQLLPEPTVAAMARHLEEARADAPPTEADSGRTSSPLRRLGNGDTGPTVLLVHDGTGELDRYQQLADLLDPGRRVLGLSVGHADGYLRVSDESLARRRTTGYARLVHAEAPGEIRVVGAGATAVLALGVADALRELGGEPGEVVLVDGYRVDERATDELWLEALFAGELGLRAEEFGYPAEGLAGADRPLPRRAERLAALGRAARLRARTPVTTRLDVFRKSVDALRDWPPTAYPGPVRLLDTGAVPNALGKALFAELTAAGCPDVEVVAHDRLPVMGALAALLEEAAR
- a CDS encoding thioesterase II family protein — encoded protein: MTSSDLRTRRDGPATFAGCYRVYRPRSTAPLRLVCYPHAGGSASFYQRWVSCLPDWVELVIARYPGREDRLGDQQFASLQLLADELAEALAPAVDRPTAIFGHSMGAAVAYEVTRRLERRGLEPTRLIVSGRPAPHRQRPRRIHLRDDDGLIAEVVGLSPESAARFDDEALRQLVLPTIRADYRLIETYRPDAPGRVRTPIAAVVNGDDQEVNQDEADAWRECTAGDFELRQLPGGHFHLVDSAEEFTRWLETALRPDPHSWPSTP